A genomic stretch from Theropithecus gelada isolate Dixy chromosome 2, Tgel_1.0, whole genome shotgun sequence includes:
- the TXNRD3NB gene encoding LOW QUALITY PROTEIN: protein TXNRD3NB (The sequence of the model RefSeq protein was modified relative to this genomic sequence to represent the inferred CDS: inserted 1 base in 1 codon): protein MRDLSERRLGHLELKAGQQTPPEPVRARLSMGLACCCSRTTAEASSLEHGDKVFGRGFPXPLEEIKRLLKISRALQARSVPSSQEKAKDLSGEPGQPEGKGQETYPGPGEVEGKAEPAMRKDDVCPDMKYISGWSLMEEARAATPNDLAMRNTKPDRHHCCWERDLGKGEGGSESRGISCEPFRASCLFRPRAHITCVK, encoded by the exons ATGAGGGACCTGAGTGAGAGGAGGCTTGGGCATCTGGAGCTGAAAGCTGGGCAGCAGACACCACCGGAGCCTGTGAGGGCACGATTGAGCATGGGGCTAGCTTGCTGCTGCTCCCGCACCACTGCAGAGGCGTCCTCTCTGGAACATGGAGACAAGGTTTTTGGACGGGGGTTCC GTCCCCTGGAAGAGATTAAGAGACTACTGAAGATCTCCAGGGCACTGCAAGCCAGGTCTGTACCCTCCAGCCAGGAGAAGGCAAAAGATCTTTCTGGAGAGCCTGGGCAGCCAGAGGGGAAAGGCCAAGAAACCTATCCTGGCCCTGGGGAAGTGGAGGGTAAGGCAGAGCCAGCCATGAGAAAGGATGATGTTTGCCCAGACATGAAAT ATATCAGCGGATGGTCTCTCATGGAAGAAGCCAGGGCAGCTACACCCAATGACTTAGCAATGAGAAACACCAAACCAGACAGACACCACTGCTGCTGGGAAAGGGACCTAGGGAAAGGGGAAGGTGGTTCAGAGAGCAGAGGTATTTCATGTGAGCCTTTTAGGGCTTCTTGTCTCTTTAGACCACGTGCACATATTACGTGTGTAAAATAA